The DNA segment ATCTAAAATTCCTGGCCCTGTCAACATCACAGGTTGTCCCATCTCAAAACTTTCCACCTGTACTAACAATGTTGTTGAGGCTTCCGGTTTTTCTGCTGTCCCCCAGTTAAAAATAGATAATTCTGACAACATAGCCAAATCTTGAATTAAAGCAAAATTCGCTTCCTCTGGGTACTCAGTAAAACGACAGCCAGAATGGAACAACAGCCAATCTCTGACTTGAGCATGAAAACTCGGCTGTAGCCAGACCACAACATCCAAATCCAGCAACGTCAAACAAGCTGCCCCACAAGCAGGCGTTAAACCCGTAGGTACAGACATCTCAGCACTCATCTGATAAGGTGTTCCAGGTCGAGCATGAGCATCCAGCAACCCTCGAAACGTCCTCTGAGCATCATGAATCGGATCTTGTAAGCCAGGTAAAAAAGTCACTTTAGTCATTAGTCATTAGTCATTAGTCATCAGTCAACAGTCATCAGTCAACAGTCATCAGTCATCAGATATTTCCTATTCCCCCCTCACCATCGTGAAGAAATTAACCTGAGTAGCTGCTGCTTGACGCTGCTTAAGTTCTTGCTGCTGTTGATATTCTGCTTGCAAGGGTTGAATTACTTCAGTCTGAATCTGGTCATACCAATTTGGGGTTTGTAGTAACGCATCACAAACAGCCGCTAGTTCTGCATGACGGTGCGATCGCCCTGCGACATACCCAAATCCAGCTAATGCGTCTTCTCCTTGACTCTCTAACTGCACGACACAGCGAGTCATGGTAATTTCTCCTAAATTAAATGCTTCTCCTGTACCCCCAGCAAGTCCTCGCACCATTGCTAGACCAATCTCTGGACAGCGCAAAAAGCTATATTTGGGCAAAGTACCTAATTTGTTTACTAGTTTTTCTAATAGCTCTAACTCAGCTTTAGCTAATGTTGCCATCCATGCTTGTCGCTGCATCACAGTAGGCATAAGTCAGTTTGCGGTATTTTGTTTTAAACTATTCTTAACTTGTCTAGACATCTAGATGAAAGTAGAATAACGCAATTCTCACAAGTTGACAATCTAATATTGATCAGATCATCTCACTCTTAAAAAGGGGATTTCACGTTAACAGTTAACCGTTCACAGTTAACAGTCATCAGTCAACAGTCATCCTGACTTTTCACGTTATGTGGAAAAGTTAACGCGAGACCTAACCCCCTAACCCCCTTCCCTAGTAGGGAAGGGGGAAAAGTTAAAGCCTCTCTCCTTGTAGGGGAGAGGTTTGGAGAGGGGTTTTCCAGATCCCGTCATCAGTCAACCCTATTTATTGATAATCGATACATGAACGAAATAATGCCAATTTATGCCCAGATTGCTGACAAACTACGACAAAAGATTCATCAAGGGATTTATCAACTAGGGGAACAACTACCAACGGAAACCAAGTTAGCAGAACAGTTTGCAGTCAATCGCCATACCCTCAGACAAGCGATCGCTCTCCTGAAAACTGAAGGATTGTTACGAGTTGACCGAGGACGGGGGACTTTTGTCGCAGCCAAAACCATCCGCTATGCTATTGGTAAGCGTGTGCGTTATAACCAAACCCTGAAAGCGCAAGGGTTACAAGCAAGGTTTCAACTGCTACGGGTTTTAGAAGTACCTGCTGATGATGCTGTTGCGAAAGGATTAGAGATTTCTTTTGGTGAGCCAGTAGCGTTAATTGAACGTTTAGGTTTAGCAGATGAAGAACCCATTAGTGTGGGTAGTGGATATTTTCCCCTCAAGCGATTCCCTGATTTTTTAGAACCGGAAAATATCAAGATTTTGCAAGAACAGCAATCAATTTCTCAGTTTTTACAGCAGGTATATGGATGTGATCATATCCGCCGTAGTACCTGCGTTTCGGCTCGTCTAGTCCAACCTCAAGATGCAAAATGGCTACAAATACCACTCAATCAACCCATCTTGTTAGCAGAATCAGTCAACGTTGATCAAGCAGGTAATGTGATTGAATATGGCGTAACTCGACTGCGAGGCGATCGTATGGAGTTATTTTTTGAAAATAATTTATTTGATGATTGATGACTGATGACTGGTGACTGGTGACTGATAACTATGGTCGTTATAATTTACAGGATAATCAAAGATTTATAAAAATTGCTAGAGGTTCTTTAAACGAAAGAAGACATTGGTTAAGACTTGCTTATAGCAATTCCTAGTTAAGTGAGGTACATAACTAATTTTTTTAAACGCAGAGGGGCGCAAAGGAAAACGCAGAGGGACGCGGAGATTACTCAGTACTTCAGCAGGTTAGGAAACGCTATATAAACGAAAACTTTTGACTCAAGAACAAATAGATAAGATTAAACCAATGATTAATGAATTATCACCTAAATTAAACGCTTATCTTAACTCCCGCAAAAAAAAGTCAGATAATATTTAACAGTCACCTGTCAACAGTCAACAGTCAACTATCAACCGTCAACCATCACACTAAATAAACCACTCTCTAACCTTCGCCGAAAGTAAATCAATAACACCAGTAGTCACAACCAAAATAATGAGAATTGCACAGACTTTTTGGTATTCAAATGACCCAAAACTCTGATATAAGGAAACTCCGATACCACCAGCCCCGACTATTCCTAATACAGAAGCAGAACGCACATTTGATTCAAATCGATAGAGAGTGAAAGAAGTCCACAAAGGCATTACTTGGGGAATTACGCCATAAATAACTTCTTGAATATGACTTGCACCAGTGGCTCTAATTCCTTCTACTGGGCCTGATTCAATTGATTCTACCGCTTCAGAGAATAGCTTACCCAAAATGCCTGTGGTATGAACAAATAAAGCTAATACGCCAGCAAACGGCCCTAACCCTACAGCAACTACAAATATTAATGCAAAAACGATTTCATTAATAGCACGCATAGCATCCAAGAGGCGGCGTGTTGGTTGTACAACCCATACTGGACACATATTATTAGATGCTAAGATAGATAGAGGGACAGCTGCGATCGCCGCCATTAAAGTTCCCCAAATTCCCATCGATATAGTGATTAGCGTTTCTGAAAAATAATATCTCCAATCGCTAAAGTCTGGCGGGAAATATGAACGCATATATTCCGCCATGTTGTCTCCCCGTTGCAGCAGTACAGGGAAATTTAACTCGCTTTGGTTATAGGCAAAAATCAATATAGCAGCAATCACTAAAAGAAACAAAACTTTTTTGGTATTCACAAGTTTTGCTTCTTGCTCTAACATTGCTACTACGCTAGGTGACAAGTTACTAATTAGCTGATGTTGCGATTGCACTTTTTTATACCTATAAATGTAAATTTATTGAATCTCTTTGAGTTGCTGATTCAGTTCTGCTATTTTTTGCTGTTTTTCTTGCGCGCTCAGATTTTCTTTAGCTTGAGTCTCTTGAATTTTTTTAGCAATTTCTAATTCTCGAATTGTATGCCAATTTTTGTCTTCAGCCTGCACAAAACCAGAAATTTCAAATGGTGTTAAAACTTTTGCATCTTTATAGTTATAGAAAAACTTTTGCAACCTGTTTTTAATATCTGCTGGTAAGTCCTGACGATAAACAATCGGATCACTAGGAATTAGCGGTGATTGCCAAATAATTTCAATCTTCTGTCGAGCTGTAGGATTGGTTCTTTCCAAACGACTTAATGCTTCATTGCTGACAGTAGCTACATCTACCTGTTTATTTGCTACAGCCAGAGCGCAAGCTTCATGATTACCTGCAAAAATCAAGCGTTTAAAAGCTTTTTTAGGTTCAATATTATTTTTTGTAAAAATATAGTAACTAGGAACTAAAAACCCAGATGTAGAATTGGGTTCATTAAAAGCAAAGGTAAGTTTAGCAGCATTCTGAATCACATATTTATCACCACCGACTGCTTTAGCTTCCGCCGTAATAGGATTATCTTTATTAGCAATTAAATGAGAATAGTAGCCTCTAGTTCCATCTGCACTGACAACCTGAGCAAAAGCTTCTGCATTAGCAACTCTCGCTGCTTCAATATAAGATTTACCACCTAACCAAGCTGCTTGAACTTTACCAAAGCGCATAGCTTCTATAACTGCGGCATACTGTGTAACATAGAATGGTTTAATGGGGATGCCAACTTCCTGAGACATAGCAGCAGCAAAAGGTTCCCAAATTGGTTTTTGATTATCTTGAGATTCTGTAGACAGAACACCAAAGTTAATTTCTTTAAGTGCTGCGCTACTATCATTAGCGTTGGAATTACAGGCTGAAAGTATCTTGGAACTTGCCAAAGTTAGGGTAAATAAAGAAGCCTGCTGAATAAATAACCTTCTGTTCATAAACCTAGTTGTGAGGTAAAGAGGTTTGTTAACTGTCAACAGTTAACCGTCAACAGTCAACAGTCAACACAAAAAATAATTAACGTCCTTGAAGCGCGCGTAGTTGACTATTAAGATTGTTCAACTTCTTCTTATCTGCATCGCTCAAACCAGTTTTGGATTGCAATTCTAAAACCTGTTTAGCAATATCTAATTCACGAATAGGATTCCAGGTTTTATCATTAGCCGGAACTAATGCTGACCACTGTAAAGGTTCGAGAATTTTTCTATCTTTAAAGTTGTAGAAGAAGTTACGTAACTTTTTCTTGACATCTTCTGGTAAGTCCTTGCGATAAGCAATCGGATCACTAGGAATAATGGGGGATGTCCAGATGATTTCAATCTTCTTACGTGCTGAGGGATTAGTTTTTTCTAATCTCTCTAATGACTCATTGTTGTTTGTAGCTACATCTACCTGATTATTAGCAACCGCTAAGGCTGTTGCTTCGTGACTACCGGAGAAAATCAACCGCTTAAATACTTTTTTGGGATCAACTTTGTTTTTAGCGAAGACATAATAACTTGGGACTAAAAATCCAGAAGTTGAGTTAGGTTCATTGAAAGCAAAAGTCAGCTTTGCCGCATTTTGAAGCACATACTTGTCTCCTCCTTGTCTTTTAGCTGCTGCTGTGATTGGATTATTTTTATTAGCAATTAAGTGAGAGTAGTAGCCTTTCTTGCCATCAGTAGCAACGGTCTGAGCAAAGGCTTCTGCATTAGCAATTCTGGCGGCTTCAATATAGGATTTACCACCATACCAAGCTATGTGTACTTGACCAAAACGCATGGCTTCAATTACGCCTGAGTATTGAGTAGCATAGAAGGCTCTAACAGGAATACCCAGAGACTTTGATAAAGCAGCAATAAAAGGTTCCCACAAAGGTCTTTGATTAGATTGGGATTCTGTAGATATAATCCCAAAATTAAGTTCTTTAATAGGCGCAGCCTGTGCTGGTTTTATCCAGTTATCGGCAATAGTGGAAATAGTTTTAGTCCCTATTAAAGATGCACCAAATAAAGCAGAGCGTTCAATAAATAATCTTCTTTTCATAATTAATTACTACATTAACTAGAGATTTATTTGGCAAAATTAGGCTATAAAACCTTAAAATCTAGACAACATCTGGTTTTTGAATTTTGAATTGGTATTATACGAGCAGTTCACCATGTCCTCGCATCACCAATTCTTCTGCTGCTGTACCGTAAATTTCATTGAGTTTTTTGTCATCTAGTTCTACAGTTGCACCATCAAACATCACTTCTCCATCTCTGAGAGCGATCGCCCGATCAAAGTAACTACGCACCATCTGAATCTGATGTAGGGAAGCAACTACAGTAATTCCGCTTTGGCGATTTAACTGCACAAGTAACTCCATGACTTTACGCGCTGACTCAGGATCTAAAGACGCAATGGGTTCATCAGCGAGGATGATTTTCGCTCCTTGCACCAAACAACGCGCGATCGCCACCCGTTGCTGTTGTCCTCCAGACAGCTTAGATGCTCGTTTGTAAGCGTGTTCAATAATACCTACTCTCTCTAACGCAGACAGAGCTTGGGCTTTTTCTTCTTTAGAAAATAAACGTAAGATTGAGCGCAAAATAGACAATCTTGCTAGTTTACCAACAAGAACATTTTCGATGACTGTTAACCGATTGACTAAATTAAACTGTTGGAAGATACAGCCTATCTGGCTTCGTAAAGACGTAATTTTAGAGTGTACTTTTCCTTTACTTTGTAAGACTGTACCAAAAATATAAACTGTTCCAGCATCTCCAATATGCAGGCCGTTGATGTGCCGCAAAAGGGTAGATTTGCCTGAGCCAGATGCACCTATCAGGGCAACCATTTCTCCCTCA comes from the Nostoc sp. PCC 7120 = FACHB-418 genome and includes:
- a CDS encoding four helix bundle protein, producing MTDNYGRYNLQDNQRFIKIARGSLNERRHWLRLAYSNS
- the phnD gene encoding phosphonate ABC transporter substrate-binding protein, translated to MNRRLFIQQASLFTLTLASSKILSACNSNANDSSAALKEINFGVLSTESQDNQKPIWEPFAAAMSQEVGIPIKPFYVTQYAAVIEAMRFGKVQAAWLGGKSYIEAARVANAEAFAQVVSADGTRGYYSHLIANKDNPITAEAKAVGGDKYVIQNAAKLTFAFNEPNSTSGFLVPSYYIFTKNNIEPKKAFKRLIFAGNHEACALAVANKQVDVATVSNEALSRLERTNPTARQKIEIIWQSPLIPSDPIVYRQDLPADIKNRLQKFFYNYKDAKVLTPFEISGFVQAEDKNWHTIRELEIAKKIQETQAKENLSAQEKQQKIAELNQQLKEIQ
- the phnD gene encoding phosphonate ABC transporter substrate-binding protein; amino-acid sequence: MKRRLFIERSALFGASLIGTKTISTIADNWIKPAQAAPIKELNFGIISTESQSNQRPLWEPFIAALSKSLGIPVRAFYATQYSGVIEAMRFGQVHIAWYGGKSYIEAARIANAEAFAQTVATDGKKGYYSHLIANKNNPITAAAKRQGGDKYVLQNAAKLTFAFNEPNSTSGFLVPSYYVFAKNKVDPKKVFKRLIFSGSHEATALAVANNQVDVATNNNESLERLEKTNPSARKKIEIIWTSPIIPSDPIAYRKDLPEDVKKKLRNFFYNFKDRKILEPLQWSALVPANDKTWNPIRELDIAKQVLELQSKTGLSDADKKKLNNLNSQLRALQGR
- the phnC gene encoding phosphonate ABC transporter ATP-binding protein, with the protein product MATTVAIEVSNLSKSFKGKTAIKNVYCSINEGEMVALIGASGSGKSTLLRHINGLHIGDAGTVYIFGTVLQSKGKVHSKITSLRSQIGCIFQQFNLVNRLTVIENVLVGKLARLSILRSILRLFSKEEKAQALSALERVGIIEHAYKRASKLSGGQQQRVAIARCLVQGAKIILADEPIASLDPESARKVMELLVQLNRQSGITVVASLHQIQMVRSYFDRAIALRDGEVMFDGATVELDDKKLNEIYGTAAEELVMRGHGELLV
- the phnH gene encoding phosphonate C-P lyase system protein PhnH, giving the protein MTKVTFLPGLQDPIHDAQRTFRGLLDAHARPGTPYQMSAEMSVPTGLTPACGAACLTLLDLDVVVWLQPSFHAQVRDWLLFHSGCRFTEYPEEANFALIQDLAMLSELSIFNWGTAEKPEASTTLLVQVESFEMGQPVMLTGPGILDKRAIAPKLPSHFWDFWMQNHQAYPQGVDVFLFTENAVMGLPRTAKPEVYYGS
- the phnF gene encoding phosphonate metabolism transcriptional regulator PhnF, producing MNEIMPIYAQIADKLRQKIHQGIYQLGEQLPTETKLAEQFAVNRHTLRQAIALLKTEGLLRVDRGRGTFVAAKTIRYAIGKRVRYNQTLKAQGLQARFQLLRVLEVPADDAVAKGLEISFGEPVALIERLGLADEEPISVGSGYFPLKRFPDFLEPENIKILQEQQSISQFLQQVYGCDHIRRSTCVSARLVQPQDAKWLQIPLNQPILLAESVNVDQAGNVIEYGVTRLRGDRMELFFENNLFDD
- the phnG gene encoding phosphonate C-P lyase system protein PhnG, with product MPTVMQRQAWMATLAKAELELLEKLVNKLGTLPKYSFLRCPEIGLAMVRGLAGGTGEAFNLGEITMTRCVVQLESQGEDALAGFGYVAGRSHRHAELAAVCDALLQTPNWYDQIQTEVIQPLQAEYQQQQELKQRQAAATQVNFFTMVRGE
- the phnE gene encoding phosphonate ABC transporter, permease protein PhnE; the protein is MLEQEAKLVNTKKVLFLLVIAAILIFAYNQSELNFPVLLQRGDNMAEYMRSYFPPDFSDWRYYFSETLITISMGIWGTLMAAIAAVPLSILASNNMCPVWVVQPTRRLLDAMRAINEIVFALIFVVAVGLGPFAGVLALFVHTTGILGKLFSEAVESIESGPVEGIRATGASHIQEVIYGVIPQVMPLWTSFTLYRFESNVRSASVLGIVGAGGIGVSLYQSFGSFEYQKVCAILIILVVTTGVIDLLSAKVREWFI